From a single Capsicum annuum cultivar UCD-10X-F1 chromosome 12, UCD10Xv1.1, whole genome shotgun sequence genomic region:
- the LOC107851793 gene encoding F-box protein PP2-B10 isoform X1, with the protein MDSFRLMPEGCISKILSLTSPKDAGRSSAVSQTFMSAAESDVVWESFLPSDYKDIVSRSDSPMDFPSKKQLCFSLFNSPILLDGGKLSFSLDKKTGKKCYMVSARELVISWGDTPHYWVWSYRPDSRFSEVADLRFVYWHDMRGRIDTRLLSKRTKYVVYLVFKVAGGSYGLENANAFVRFIDCESNDEAEERASVVSISVQPGENRHKRRVDGWLEIEMGNFFNDAGEDGDVEARLMETRRIFTKGGLIVQGMEFRPE; encoded by the exons ATGGATAGTTTCCGCTTGATGCCGGAAGGTTGCATATCGAAAATTCTCTCCTTAACATCACCGAAAGATGCTGGTCGGTCTTCAGCTGTCTCGCAAACATTCATGTCTGCGGCAGAATCTGATGTTGTCTGGGAGTCATTTTTGCCTTCTGATTACAAAGATATTGTCTCTAGATCAGACTCTCCAATGGATTTTCCTTCGAAGAAACAACTTTGCTTCAGTCTCTTTAACTCTCCGATTCTTCTTGATGGAGGCAAATTG AGCTTTTCATTGGACAAGAAGACTGGGAAGAAATGTTATATGGTATCAGCAAGGGAACTCGTTATTTCATGGGGTGATACACCACATTATTGGGTATGGTCATATCGCCCCGACTCCAG ATTCTCAGAAGTGGCTGATCTTCGGTTTGTTTACTGGCATGATATGCGAGGCAGGATTGATACTCGGTTACTGTCAAAAAGAACCAAATATGTTGTTTATCTAGTGTTCAAAGTCGCAGGCGGATCTTATGGCCTTGAAAATGCTAATGCATTTGTAAGATTTATTGATTGTGAGAGTAATGATGAAGCTGAGGAACGAGCTAGTGTTGTTAGTATTTCAGTACAACCTGGTGAGAATCGACACAAGAGAAGAGTcgatggatggttggaaatagaAATGGGGAATTTTTTCAACGATGCAGGCGAGGATGGAGACGTCGAAGCGAGATTGATGGAGACTAGGCGTATCTTTACAAAAGGTGGCCTCATCGTTCAAGGAATGGAGTTTCGACCAGAATGA
- the LOC107851793 gene encoding F-box protein PP2-B11 isoform X2, whose protein sequence is MYKWYNFLLKGLPWPRVSFIPDVRWGQGWPVTVPSRPGKNRPVNDPIHPQWSLDGLGPVLAFIQLDIVWTFVSFFVVFISDGVVYLWFDMLNRAFHWTRRLGRNVIWYQQGNSLFHGVIHHIIGFSEVADLRFVYWHDMRGRIDTRLLSKRTKYVVYLVFKVAGGSYGLENANAFVRFIDCESNDEAEERASVVSISVQPGENRHKRRVDGWLEIEMGNFFNDAGEDGDVEARLMETRRIFTKGGLIVQGMEFRPE, encoded by the exons ATGTATAAATGGTATAATTTTCTGTTGAAGGGGCTCCCATGGCCCAGGGTTAGCTTCATCCCTGATGTCAGGTGGGGGCAGGGTTGGCCTGTGACTGTCCCATCCCGACCTGGTAAGAATCGGCCAGTAAATGACCCGATCCATCCACAATGGTCATTGGATGGTCTGGGTCCCGTACTCGCTTTTATACAGCTAGACATAGTTTGGACCTTCGTTTCCTTTTTCGTTGTTTTCATTTCTGATGGTGTTGTGTATTTATGGTTTGATATGTTAAATAGAGCTTTTCATTGGACAAGAAGACTGGGAAGAAATGTTATATGGTATCAGCAAGGGAACTCGTTATTTCATGGGGTGATACACCACATTATTGG ATTCTCAGAAGTGGCTGATCTTCGGTTTGTTTACTGGCATGATATGCGAGGCAGGATTGATACTCGGTTACTGTCAAAAAGAACCAAATATGTTGTTTATCTAGTGTTCAAAGTCGCAGGCGGATCTTATGGCCTTGAAAATGCTAATGCATTTGTAAGATTTATTGATTGTGAGAGTAATGATGAAGCTGAGGAACGAGCTAGTGTTGTTAGTATTTCAGTACAACCTGGTGAGAATCGACACAAGAGAAGAGTcgatggatggttggaaatagaAATGGGGAATTTTTTCAACGATGCAGGCGAGGATGGAGACGTCGAAGCGAGATTGATGGAGACTAGGCGTATCTTTACAAAAGGTGGCCTCATCGTTCAAGGAATGGAGTTTCGACCAGAATGA